One genomic window of Bradyrhizobium sp. B124 includes the following:
- a CDS encoding tripartite tricarboxylate transporter permease, protein MELFANLAHGFAVALSPINLLMCLIGALVGTLVGVLPGIGTIATVAMLLPITFGLPPVGALIMLAGIYYGAQYGGSTTSILVNIPGEATSVVTALDGHQMARQGRAGPALAIAAIGSFFAGCVATVLIAVLGAPLTKLALAFGPAEYFSLMVLGLIFAVVLAKGSVLKAIAMIVFGLLLSMVGSDIETGASRMAFNIPELADGLGFATVAMGVFGFAEIIRNLDAGAEMSRDLVQQKITGLMPTRKDLMDSTPAIVRGTILGSILGILPGGGAVIASFAAYTLEKKIAKDPSRFGRGAIEGVASPESANNAAAQTSFIPLLTLGIPPNAVMALMVGAMTIHGIVPGPQVMVKQPDLVWGMIASMWIGNLMLIIINLPLVGIWVRLLRVPYRLMFPSIVIFCAIGIYSVNNAPVDVVLAGAFGLVGYWLIKHDFEPAPLLLGMVLGPLMEENLRRALLISRGDWSVFLSRPLSAVLLAIAAGLLVLAVLPTLRAKRDEVFVESEG, encoded by the coding sequence ATGGAACTGTTCGCCAATCTCGCCCACGGTTTTGCCGTTGCGCTTTCGCCGATCAATCTTCTGATGTGCCTGATCGGCGCTCTGGTCGGTACGCTGGTCGGCGTGCTGCCGGGCATCGGCACCATCGCCACCGTCGCCATGCTGCTGCCGATCACCTTCGGCCTGCCGCCGGTCGGCGCGTTGATCATGCTCGCCGGCATCTATTACGGTGCGCAATATGGCGGCTCGACTACCTCGATCCTGGTCAATATTCCGGGCGAGGCGACTTCGGTGGTCACCGCGCTCGACGGCCACCAGATGGCAAGACAGGGCCGCGCCGGCCCGGCGCTCGCGATCGCCGCGATCGGCTCGTTCTTCGCCGGTTGCGTCGCGACCGTGCTGATCGCCGTGCTCGGCGCGCCGCTGACCAAGCTCGCGCTGGCGTTCGGCCCGGCCGAATATTTCTCGCTGATGGTGCTCGGCCTGATCTTCGCGGTGGTGCTCGCCAAGGGCTCGGTGCTGAAGGCGATCGCGATGATCGTGTTCGGCCTGCTGCTTTCGATGGTTGGCTCCGACATCGAGACCGGCGCCTCGCGCATGGCCTTCAACATCCCCGAGCTTGCCGACGGCCTCGGCTTCGCGACGGTGGCGATGGGCGTGTTCGGCTTCGCGGAGATCATCCGCAATCTCGACGCCGGCGCCGAGATGAGCCGCGATCTGGTGCAGCAGAAGATCACTGGTCTGATGCCGACCAGGAAGGACCTGATGGATTCCACGCCGGCAATCGTGCGCGGTACCATCCTGGGCTCGATCCTTGGCATCCTGCCGGGCGGCGGCGCCGTGATCGCGTCGTTTGCCGCATATACGTTGGAGAAGAAGATTGCCAAGGATCCGTCGCGGTTCGGCCGCGGCGCGATCGAGGGCGTGGCGTCACCGGAAAGCGCCAACAACGCCGCGGCGCAGACCTCGTTCATCCCGTTGCTCACGCTCGGCATCCCGCCGAATGCGGTAATGGCGCTGATGGTCGGCGCGATGACCATTCATGGCATCGTGCCGGGTCCGCAGGTGATGGTGAAGCAGCCAGACCTGGTCTGGGGCATGATCGCCTCGATGTGGATCGGCAACCTGATGCTGATCATCATCAACCTGCCGCTGGTCGGCATCTGGGTCCGTCTGCTGCGCGTGCCGTACCGGCTGATGTTCCCCTCGATCGTGATCTTCTGCGCGATCGGCATCTACTCGGTGAACAACGCGCCGGTCGACGTCGTGCTCGCAGGCGCGTTCGGTCTGGTCGGCTACTGGCTGATCAAGCACGATTTCGAGCCGGCACCGCTGCTGCTCGGCATGGTGCTCGGCCCGCTGATGGAAGAGAATCTGCGCCGTGCGCTCCTGATCTCGCGCGGCGACTGGAGCGTATTCCTGTCGCGGCCGCTGTCGGCTGTGCTGCTGGCGATCGCGGCGGGACTCCTGGTGCTCGCCGTGCTGCCGACCTTGCGTGCGAAGCGCGACGAAGTGTTCGTGGAGTCCGAGGGCTAG
- a CDS encoding chromate transporter, producing MNTESSPIAALVWTFGLMSLFAVGGANSAITEMHRAAVDVHHWLTDKQFADVFAISQLSPGPNVLIVTLIGYSVAGVAGALAATVAMCGPTALLAYYVSRFLDRSRDARWPAIIQAALVPLSIGLMAASGLIVAQTSDQSWIAILITIVAAALAFATRINPLWMLLAGGLLGFAGVV from the coding sequence ATGAATACGGAGTCCAGCCCGATCGCAGCGCTGGTCTGGACCTTCGGTCTGATGTCGCTGTTTGCTGTCGGCGGGGCCAACTCGGCGATCACCGAAATGCACCGCGCCGCCGTCGACGTGCATCACTGGCTGACCGACAAGCAGTTCGCCGACGTGTTCGCGATCTCGCAGCTCTCGCCGGGACCGAACGTGCTGATCGTGACGCTGATAGGCTATTCTGTCGCAGGCGTCGCCGGGGCATTGGCCGCGACGGTTGCGATGTGCGGACCGACCGCGTTGCTTGCCTATTATGTGAGCCGCTTCCTCGATCGCTCGCGCGACGCGCGTTGGCCGGCGATCATTCAGGCTGCATTGGTTCCGCTGTCGATCGGCTTGATGGCCGCCTCCGGCCTGATCGTGGCGCAGACATCAGACCAAAGTTGGATCGCGATCCTGATCACCATTGTCGCAGCTGCGCTTGCTTTTGCGACACGGATCAATCCCTTATGGATGTTGCTTGCCGGAGGTCTCTTGGGTTTTGCTGGCGTTGTCTGA
- a CDS encoding chromate transporter gives MPPESPPAAAPAPDASAPSPPLQPGLLELFLAFAKMSLAGFGGVLVWARRSIVEQHRWMTAEEFNETFALCHFLPGPNIVNLSVVFGSRFRGIAGGLAAFAGLVGPPMVIATVLAALYARYGDIDILRRTLAGVACAAVGLLFAVVLKMMMPLLKRRDVTGLVILSAVFVAIGLIRWPLQIVLLVAIPLSIATTVLARRMVKA, from the coding sequence ATGCCCCCGGAATCCCCGCCGGCTGCCGCCCCGGCGCCGGATGCCTCCGCACCGTCTCCGCCCCTCCAGCCCGGCCTGCTCGAGCTGTTCCTGGCCTTTGCCAAGATGTCGCTGGCCGGCTTTGGCGGGGTCCTGGTCTGGGCCCGGCGGTCGATCGTCGAGCAGCACCGCTGGATGACGGCGGAGGAGTTCAACGAGACCTTCGCGCTGTGCCATTTCCTGCCAGGTCCGAACATCGTCAACCTGTCGGTCGTATTCGGCTCGCGCTTTCGCGGCATCGCCGGCGGGCTTGCGGCCTTCGCCGGGCTGGTCGGACCGCCGATGGTGATCGCGACCGTCCTTGCCGCACTCTATGCCCGCTACGGCGATATCGACATCCTGCGCCGGACACTCGCCGGCGTCGCCTGTGCCGCGGTCGGGCTGCTGTTCGCCGTTGTCCTCAAGATGATGATGCCGCTGTTGAAACGGCGCGATGTCACAGGCCTCGTCATTCTGTCCGCGGTTTTCGTCGCGATCGGTCTGATCCGATGGCCGCTCCAGATCGTGCTGCTGGTGGCGATCCCGCTCAGCATCGCAACGACGGTCCTGGCGCGACGCATGGTGAAGGCATGA
- a CDS encoding ClpXP protease specificity-enhancing factor SspB, with amino-acid sequence MATDHIRYDVLARDALRGVLRRVLSDAAEHGLPGEHHFYITFLSHGDGVKLSPRLLAQYPEEMTIILQHQFWDLVVTEDRFEVGLSFGGIPERLNVPFAAVTRFLDPSAPFDLRFDVSEALSEEAPPATAPASPLPAPAARAAVETETAETEQEPAKPSEGAEVVRLDRFRKK; translated from the coding sequence ATGGCGACCGATCACATCCGATATGACGTGCTGGCGCGCGACGCGCTGCGCGGGGTGCTGCGCCGGGTCTTGTCCGACGCCGCCGAACATGGCCTGCCAGGTGAACACCATTTCTACATCACCTTCCTCTCGCACGGTGACGGAGTGAAACTGTCGCCGCGGCTGCTCGCGCAGTATCCGGAGGAGATGACCATCATCCTGCAGCACCAGTTCTGGGATCTGGTGGTGACCGAGGACCGGTTCGAGGTCGGCCTGTCGTTCGGCGGGATTCCCGAGCGGCTGAACGTGCCGTTCGCCGCGGTGACGCGCTTCCTCGATCCGTCCGCACCGTTCGATCTGCGGTTCGATGTCTCGGAGGCATTGTCGGAGGAGGCCCCGCCCGCGACGGCACCGGCCTCTCCCCTTCCCGCACCGGCCGCCCGGGCGGCAGTCGAGACCGAGACGGCCGAGACCGAGCAGGAGCCCGCGAAGCCCAGCGAGGGCGCCGAGGTCGTGCGGCTGGACCGCTTCCGCAAGAAATAA
- the fumC gene encoding class II fumarate hydratase gives MAQSTTPSNAATRSETDSFGPIDVAADRYWGAQTERSRQNFKIGHDRMPIAIIHALAIVKLAAAETNRELGQLDARRADAIISAAREVIEGKLDDHFPLVVWQTGSGTQTNMNVNEVIANRANQMLGGELGAKQPIHPNDHVNMSQSSNDSFPTAMHIAAAGRIIADLIPALAELHQALHQKQEAFAKIVKIGRTHTQDATPLTLGQEFSGYAAQVESGIARLRTAVKELFPLAQGGTAVGTGLNSKPEFANAFARHVAEITRLPFTSAANKFEALASNDAYVLVHGAINSVATGLFKIANDIRFLGSGPRSGLGELILPENEPGSSIMPGKVNPTQCEAMTMVCCQVFGNQTTITVAGSQGHFELNVYKPVLAYCMINSIQLLSDVVRSFTEHCVVGIRADEKRINELMQRSLMLVTALAPKIGYDNAAKVAKSAHAHGTTLKEEALRLGFVTADEFDRLVQPDKMTHPG, from the coding sequence ATGGCTCAATCGACGACACCATCCAACGCCGCCACCCGTAGCGAGACCGACAGCTTCGGTCCGATCGACGTCGCCGCCGATCGCTACTGGGGCGCGCAGACCGAGCGCTCGCGGCAGAATTTCAAGATCGGCCACGACCGGATGCCGATCGCGATCATCCATGCACTCGCCATCGTCAAGCTCGCGGCAGCCGAAACCAATCGCGAACTCGGCCAGCTCGATGCACGCCGCGCCGACGCCATCATCAGCGCCGCCAGGGAAGTGATCGAAGGCAAGCTCGACGATCATTTTCCGCTGGTAGTCTGGCAGACCGGCTCGGGCACGCAAACCAACATGAACGTCAACGAGGTGATCGCAAACCGCGCCAACCAGATGCTCGGCGGCGAGCTCGGCGCCAAGCAGCCGATCCATCCGAACGATCACGTCAACATGAGCCAGTCGTCGAACGACTCGTTCCCGACCGCGATGCATATCGCTGCGGCGGGCCGCATCATCGCCGACCTGATCCCTGCCCTTGCCGAGCTGCATCAGGCGTTGCACCAGAAGCAGGAAGCGTTTGCCAAGATCGTGAAGATCGGCCGCACGCATACCCAGGACGCGACACCGTTGACGCTCGGCCAGGAATTCTCCGGCTACGCCGCGCAGGTCGAGAGCGGCATCGCGCGGCTGCGCACCGCGGTGAAGGAGCTGTTTCCGCTGGCGCAAGGCGGCACTGCTGTTGGCACCGGCCTCAACTCGAAGCCGGAATTCGCCAACGCTTTCGCCAGGCATGTCGCCGAGATCACCAGGCTCCCGTTCACCAGCGCGGCAAACAAGTTCGAGGCACTCGCGTCCAACGACGCCTATGTGCTTGTGCACGGCGCGATCAATTCGGTGGCGACCGGCCTGTTCAAGATCGCCAACGACATCCGCTTCCTCGGCTCGGGCCCGCGCTCAGGCCTCGGCGAGTTGATCCTGCCCGAGAACGAGCCGGGCTCGTCGATCATGCCGGGCAAGGTCAACCCGACCCAGTGCGAGGCCATGACCATGGTCTGTTGCCAGGTGTTCGGCAATCAGACCACGATCACCGTCGCCGGCAGCCAGGGCCATTTCGAGCTCAACGTGTACAAGCCCGTGTTGGCATATTGTATGATAAATTCCATTCAGTTGCTGTCTGACGTTGTCCGCTCATTTACTGAGCATTGCGTTGTCGGAATACGCGCCGACGAAAAGCGCATCAACGAGCTGATGCAGCGCTCGCTGATGCTGGTGACGGCGCTCGCGCCGAAGATCGGTTACGACAACGCAGCCAAGGTCGCGAAGTCGGCGCACGCGCACGGAACGACGTTGAAGGAAGAGGCTTTGCGGCTAGGATTCGTAACTGCCGACGAATTTGATCGCCTCGTGCAGCCGGACAAAATGACACACCCTGGCTGA
- a CDS encoding DUF4169 family protein → MGDVVNLKRFKKRGEREQAAKQAEANRALFGRTKSERARDEFLGERSERVLDQHRIESGDAS, encoded by the coding sequence ATGGGCGACGTGGTCAACCTGAAACGATTCAAGAAGCGCGGTGAGCGCGAACAAGCAGCAAAGCAGGCCGAAGCCAATCGTGCGCTATTCGGTCGCACCAAATCCGAACGAGCGCGTGACGAATTTCTCGGCGAGCGCAGTGAGCGCGTGCTCGATCAGCACCGCATCGAAAGTGGTGACGCATCATGA
- a CDS encoding ribbon-helix-helix domain-containing protein — protein sequence MKSPVVKRSIVVAGHKTSVSLEEAFWNGMKEISGLRNMTLSELVGEIDSNRQQGNLSSAIRLFVLDYFRSRATPAVPADVRPQQVDTRQQA from the coding sequence ATGAAGTCTCCCGTCGTCAAGCGGTCGATCGTCGTCGCCGGTCACAAGACCAGCGTCAGCCTCGAAGAAGCCTTCTGGAACGGCATGAAGGAGATTTCCGGTCTGCGGAACATGACGCTGTCGGAATTGGTCGGCGAGATCGACAGCAATCGTCAGCAGGGCAATCTGTCCTCGGCGATCCGGCTTTTCGTGCTCGACTATTTCCGCTCGCGCGCCACCCCCGCGGTGCCGGCGGATGTCAGGCCGCAACAGGTCGACACGCGCCAGCAAGCCTGA
- a CDS encoding VOC family protein, translating to MKVNRIVANVAASDVAAAKSFYRDILGLQPLMDFGWIATYGSSETMQVQISFASEGGSGTPVPDLSIEVDDLDEALHRMRAAGIAIEYGPANEPWGVRRFFVRDPFGRLINILQHRS from the coding sequence ATGAAGGTCAATCGCATCGTCGCGAACGTTGCCGCATCAGATGTAGCGGCAGCGAAGTCGTTCTATCGCGACATCCTCGGCCTCCAGCCGCTGATGGATTTCGGTTGGATTGCGACTTACGGTTCATCCGAAACGATGCAGGTTCAAATCAGCTTCGCTTCCGAAGGCGGCTCCGGCACGCCGGTGCCCGATCTCTCGATCGAGGTCGACGACCTCGACGAAGCGCTGCACCGTATGAGGGCCGCCGGCATCGCGATCGAATACGGACCGGCGAACGAGCCATGGGGCGTGCGGCGCTTCTTCGTCCGAGATCCGTTCGGCCGGCTGATCAATATTCTCCAGCACCGCTCGTAA